A window of Mobula hypostoma chromosome 7, sMobHyp1.1, whole genome shotgun sequence genomic DNA:
ATTACCATTATTACACGACCTTTCCAGCCCCCTTTGCAATCCCAACCCCAcagcttggctactatttggagccctatatatgattcccataatgttttttttttatccttgcagtttcttaactccacctgcaaagattcgacattctctgacccgaTGTCATCTctctctaaagatgtaattctatctcttaccaatAGAGTCACACtgccacctatgccttcctgcctgtccttttgatacaaagtatatcttttgatattaagctcccaaccatgacctttcagccacgactgagtgatgcccacaatgtcataccgatcAATCACTAATTGTGCCACaatttcatccaccttattctgaatgctacatgcatttaagtacagcattttcagtcctgcattctccGTCCTCTTCAATTTTATCTCTTTGAGTTActcagcctttgacctgctctgagAGCCACAATGATTGTGTGGTTGGTCCAGGTGAGGTCAAAGGATTCATAAGGTCAACACGCAATTTCAAGTGATTCATGATATATTAATATTCTTATGGCCCAAGACAAAAAGGTAAAGTAAAACAATCTCTTTACAAACAATCCACTTACTAAGTAAACAATCCAGCAAAAATAAATATTATGAATATATGGTCTTTATTAATTAAATATGCTTTAAACATTATATTGCATATATGTCTATAATTCAATAGGTAACAACTTTATTTTGGAAATAATTGCGTcatcattaaatgaaaatgtatgCTGCTGTTGTAACCTTTCTGTAGAAGATGCTGAATCTTCTCTCCAGTAGAAGATACTCAAACCCTGTACTATTCATTCACTCAGGCTGCACATGGCAGGCATGTTTGACTGATTAATTATGAAGCTATTTTTAccagtgttggcgtgtggccaagtggttaaggtgttcgtctagtgatttgaaggttgctagttcgagccttggctgaggcagggtgtgagtccttgagcaaggcacttaaccacacgttgctctgcgacaacactggtgccaagctgtatgggtcctaatacccttcccttggacaacattggtggcgtggagaggggagacttgcagcatgggcaactgccggtcttccatacaaccttgccctggaaaccttccaaggtgcaaatccatggtctcatgagactaacggatgcctatatatatatttttttttaccaattgaTTATCCTATTTAAATATTGATCTCTAGAAAAATTAATTAGGTGTTAACATGCTACAGGAAGACTATTTGCAattaaaaattgcaaaaaaatAGTAACGTTTTATTCAGAATTATTTTTCTTCATGTttgtaaaagattattttcataaACAATAGAGACATGAAATTAAGAAAAGGTCTAAAAGGAAATATAGAGTGCAGAGTGGTTAATTTCAGAGGAAATGTTGAGAGTGGTTGACATTTACTTTTTGTATAAACTGGAACAAAGTACATCAGCATTACAGGACTGCTGTTTGCCTGCTTGAGGAATGAATGTTAGTCCAATGCAATATAATAGATACAGACACTTTGCGATTGTGAGCCATTCAAGAGACATATCAGGAGGCATGCTCAGACCCCAAATTAATCTGTAAATGTCAAAAAACTTATCTACAGAGAGATTTTAAATATTAGGCCTGTCGATATATTTTCTCACAGCTACACTTACCCTAGAAGGCTTCTTAGCTGGAAACACTTGGCAACGCTAACTGTACAAACTTTGCTGGAAGCAAATCACGTAtcattttgtaagtttgatttcaGGGAGTTAAATTTAACCATACACTGTAAGGATAATTATTGCTTTGGAGGTATGAGCAGTTAGATCTCATGTTTCTATTCCAATCCTTGTTTTTTTTCGTGTTGCTTTATACAGTTTTATCTGTAAACTTGGGAGATCATATATAATTACTGTGTCAAATATATGTTGAAATCTTTGCACAAAGGTGTTGTCCTTATCAAGCCTAAATTTCATTGTCCATAAAATTGTGGTGTCATCCTGACATAAATGATCAAAAGTCATTAAAAGTTCATTCAAGTATGGGTGACTGTATACAACATCAGCTGCCAATAAATAATCATAATGACATGTACTTCTGGGGAAGCCTTTCTCCAAATCTATTCCCCATTTCAGTTCTCTGACCTGCGGCAGATATTTGCTTCTTGATTTTGTATTTTGAGATATATTGTATTGTAAGTTGCCCAGTAAATGAGGCAGATCTGTTGCAGTCACATTGGAGCCTGGAAAAATCAGGAATGGACATTTAGCAGGCATGTAAATAGCAAGATCGATAATAAAGAGAAAGGATCTATTGAGTGCAATTCATAAAGTTTGTTATTATCATTATGCATGGAGGCACATTGCTAATATTGAAATTCATCCTGTTTGCTGAGATAGTACATTTGGAATGGAGCTATTTAGCCATCAGCATTCTCAAAGCAATCCTCAGTCACATAGATCTTCTTGGAAATTGTACACCCTATCTATGCTGTAGGCTCTAATGATAACAAACAAAATAGTGGAAGTAAATTTGTGAATTCCTGGTGTGCACTAATGTTACTGAAGCTACCCATTACTTGCATATTTGTTAAGTTTCCTCCATTTACTTAATCAGTATCATTAAATGTTTCTATCTATAAGGGGTACTTTTTAATAAAGGATTTATCAATCAAAACATTAATGCTACTACGTGCTGTACAGCAACTAAATGCAATGAAGCTGGATTTACACTGTATCGTAATATTGTAGggcaatgtaattggtggaaacgtacataattcacaaccactgacattgaacTGGGGTTTCACTTTGAGGGGTTGGTCTGACAAGATGATGTGATTACATAAAGTACTCTGTTTGGAGTATAATAATTGAATTGTTATGGATTTGCTTAAACATAAGACACCTGACACAATtttatttatgaaaatctataatATCACAGCAGTTGTTAAAGACATCTCAACACAATTGTAATGCAGGAGTTTTTTGTTTGAAATAACTTCTTTTTGTTCCCTTCTGTaaaaacaacacacagaacaaTTATTTGAGATGCTCTGCTCTATGTTCTTAACAAACTCTGTCAGGCTGGAGGTGTGTTGTTGAAAATTCCTTTCTCATTTGTATTAATCAAAAAGATGAAAAGatcagctttgtttgtcacatgtacttcaaaatatacagtgaattgTGTTGTCTGTGTCAACATTCAACCCAGTCTGAGATGTGCTGGAGTAGCCTGCAAGTATCGCCATGCTTCCAATGCCGacatcgcatgcccacaacttattaaccctgacTCGTtagtctttggaacgtggaaggaaagcagaggaCTCAGGGGAAAAccatgtggtcatgaggagaacgtacaaactccttacaaacagcagcagtaattgaatcccgatcttacagctggcaccgtacagcattgtgctaaccgctactctactgtgtgctaactgctactctaccgTGCCACCCTCCCAAACTGTCTTTTGTTTAGTTATGGCTTGTCACTTCCTTTGTATACTCTCTAGAagtgccaagtccctttgcacctctgattgttgacatttctctctgtttagaacattcattccttctactgaagtgcatgaccacatacttccctacactatattccatctgctacttctttgcccattctcccatttcttctgcagactccctgcttcttcaaaactacttgtccttctttgtatcatctacaaacttggcacaaagccatcagttctgtgATCCTAATCATTtatatataatatgaaaagaagcagtaccaatactgacccctgcaaaacaccactagtcaccagtagccaaccagaataggccccctttattcctactctttgtttcttgccagtcagtcaatcatCTATTGATGCTAACATTTTTCCTGCAATGCCATGGGCTCATATCTTCAGCCTCATGTGCGAcatcttgacaaaggccttctgaaaatccaagtagactacatccactgactctcccttgtctatGTTGCCTGCCACagtatttcctcaaataattccaacagttttgtcaggcaagattcccccaagaaaaccttgctgactttggaagattttaccatgtgcctcaaagtaccctgaaacctcaactttattaatggactccaacattttcccaactactgaagtgaGGCTAATAGACACAGGGTGGCCCGGTAGCATAGTAGTtcgcacaacattttacagtacagatgacccagactcaattcccgccattgcctgtaaggagtttgaacgttcttccattgaccacgtgggtttcctccgggtgctctggttgcttcccacagtccgaagacgtaacggttggtagggtaattgggcATTTTAAATtggcccatgattaggctaagattaaagtcaggggattgctgggcaacattgcttgaagagctggaagggcctattccacgctgtacctcgataaataatcaataaatataatctcttctgcctccttcccttcttaaagagtagaatgccatttgcaatttcccattcctcgggaaccattctagaatcaagtgatttttgaaagatcattactaatgtctccacaatctcttcagttgcctctttcagaaccctggggtgtaatccatctggtccaggtgacttatctaccttcagacctttcagcttcccaagcaccttctccttagtaatagcaactacactgacttctactccctgactctctcaaatttctggcttactgctagtgtcttccacagtgaagtctggcacaaaatacttattaaatcaTCAGCAATATCGTTCTCCCCCAGTACTAcctttccagtgtcattttccagcagtccaatatcctctCTTAtctttcttttaccctttatactgTGTATCTGAAAAAAACCTTCCaaactctaactgcactacacaatcatctatcttattccatatacttcatgcattcaaatataataacttcagtcctctattcatcacccttttccatTTTGCCCCTATGTTCAACTCATCCTACTCACTGCAATCTTGCCCTGTCATCTgattgtccttcctcacagtctcactacacaatgcatctACTTGTACACCAcctgtcccatcctcagccctgttACTCCAGTTCCTTTGCCTCtgacaagttagtttaaaccctccccacagCTCCagaaaacctgcccacaaggaaattTGTCTCTCTAGGGTTCAGGTGCTGAGGGGAATCTCCATGGGGAAACCCTAACACTGAATACTTACTCCCTTTACTTCTGGTAGTCAGCTGTCTACTATCTGAAGTTTGCACACTGTGGCGACCACCTCACTAAAATTCTTGTCTATGAGGTTTTCAGACTCCCAGATAaccctgagtacatccagctccagctccagtcccTTAACCTTGTCACTTAAGCTGGGTGCACTTAGATACCCAAAATCCTATATCTTACAGGAGGAGACTTaactgccatcctgcctgcattTCTCAAGCTTAAAGTCTAGTCTGCCCCTGTTCTCCCATTGTCTGCCAACtccaacactgtccactccacaatggctgctctgcttacacctcacttctttttgTTGGCCCCCTGTCGAGTGCTTAAGAGAGCATTATGATTGCAGCCTGCTAAGAAGTTCCGAAAGGCCtcgagctctttttaaaccttgcacCATCTCACTAACAAGCATCTTCTCACAATGATTGCAGCCCACCGATTTTCCATCTTAAGAATTGTATTTTGTAGGATTAAGAAGCCTCCAAATATCCACTATGTTATACAATTGCATGAGACTATTAAGTGTCACACTATTGTTAAGTGAACAAACTTGGGGACATTGTCTATCTAGGAGGGAGTTTAAGATGCAATCAAAGTCtccagaggggacatctttgaaaggatatggggccccgtattggactttctcacggggtgaggactgaggtttcttggtgtggtgcacctctgctatgtatgtttacttttgcctttatatttttctcccttttgctgctcaatatttaatttgttttgttatggttgtgttttttgtggatgtgctgtattttttttttgtttttttgtttgcttgtaataaataaataaataagtaaaacttaatttaaaaaaagaactgtATTTTGAAAAATTGCCTTTACTTACCAAGTATAGAAGCAACAATTGACACCAGTCCCGTTCCTGATCCTATTTCAATTACATTTTTATCAATTATCTCTTGTTGGCAGTGTTCCAGGTAATAGCACAATACCATGGCCTGTGTGATTAATCAAACAAAGCATGTTAGTTTCTTCAttgcagttcagaatcagaatcagaatcaggtttaatatcactgacatgtgacgtgaaatttgttgtctttgcagcagcagtacaatgcaatacataataatagagatgaaaagtcgactgtttagtccttcccaaagatgctgctagacctgctgagttgctccagcatttgtaTGTGTATCAGAGATGtcccccttcttcaaagaatgcggtttcccttcctccaccattgatggtaccgtcacccgcatctcctccatttctcgaaCATCCACATTCACCCCCATCTTCCTgtcgccttaacagtgatagcgttcctcttgtccttacctaccaccccatgagcttccacatccaacacatcattctctataacttctgccatctccaaagggaataaacacatctttacctccctccctctctctgctttctgcagcgaCCAGTCCCtctatgattcccttgtctatccacccctccccactaatttcctcctggcacttaaccctgtaAGTGGCCAAAATGGTACATCTGCCCatccacctccttcctcacctcccttcagggccccaaacagtccttccaggtgaggcactaCTTCACGTGcggatctgctggggtcgtccatTGTGCCCAGTTCCCCCGATGCTGCCCCCTCTACATTGTTGAGACATTTCGTAAATTGGGGAACCATTTTGTCAAGCAGCTCCACTCcacctgccaaaagcagaacctcccggtggccaaacattttaaatcggatttccattcccgttccgacatgtcagtccatgacctcctcttgtagCACGCTTAGGATGGAAGAGccatatattctgtttgggtagcttccaacctgatggcatgaataatgatttctccccctcccctcttcttctatcccccactctggtctcttacctcttctcacctgcctgtcaccttgccctgggtcccctcccccttccttttctcctcaAATTCACTCTCCTTTCCGACCGGATTCCTTCCTCTTGAGCATTCCTCTCCCctgcccaccccccacccccgcacctggcttcacctgtcaccttcctgcaATCATCCTTCCATTCCCACCCCACTCAAcctttattttggcatcttcccccttccttccagccccaaagaaggatctcggcccataatgccgactgtttgttcatttccatgaatgctgcctgacctgctgagttcctccagcagtttctctgCGTTGATTTGTATGTGGTACTCTTTTTCCTGAGGGTAGGAATGTCAAATACAAAAGGGAATGGGCTTAAGGTGAGTGGGGAGAGTTTAAATCAGAAGTTTACTTCACACAGACAGCGATAGGTGCCTGGAACTCACTGAAAGGGAAGTGGTAGAAATAGATATGATAACAACATTAATCCatcatttagacaggcacatgaacagggagggatgtagaccatgtgcaagcagatgggattagtttggaatGGCATCCACTGATTTACTGCCCAAATGGTCTGTTCCTGCGCTGTGTTGTTTGTTCTATGTTTTCTGTTGTGTCTAATGGTCTTCTGTTCACTGCTTTATCAGATgcataaaattaattaaaagagCAAGCATTTTTGTATTTCTGGCCACCAGCAATTGGCAAATAATTCAGAGTGATATTGGTATTAAAACTCATAAATATGCCTACCGAAGGCCACACATGTGCACCATAACAGTCAGTGGTCTCTGTAATTTTGATTTCACATCCAGCAAATTGAAAGctctcccaggacatgcctttgaaaagatttggcacgAATCGCCTTTTCATGATTTCTGATGATATATCTTCATCTTTAGGTGTTTCTAAAAATAAAGAAAGATATTAAACTTCACGCAGTAACACTCTAACAGCCATCATCTGAATTGTAAGGGCATTAGGGGCTTTTCAACCATGAAATGCCTGctataattttattttgtttaattttgtttattttatgttGTCACATTTGCTTCCTGCtatcattctcctgctttccatACAATATCAAGACAAACAATGCAGAAAATAAGATGGCATCCAGAACTGAATAGGAAAGTAACATTTAAATAACAATGCACAAACTGAACTATTAGTGATATAAGATATATATTCAATCATCCAAAGTCATCAATTTTTCTTATTTTATCATCTCCAACGACTGTCTTTGAagtatagtggattccagttaattaggccaACAGTTACTCAGGGCAGCCACTAGTTTGGGACCACTTTCAAAGGACAGAAACTAATCATGAAAATAGCCAGATTCACTTTGTTAATTTGGGACGCCATGCCGCTTAATTAAGAGAGGAAAAGACTGTTGTCGAATAGCttttaactagtgtcagtcacgtgcGCTTGTGTCGCCGTTAGACAGTACATCGTGCTTAGAGcgaagtttttaaatagcgtccgttgtgtgcatttgtgttcaaaaagcagtgatttttttgtcACTTATAGTTGGCAACAAATAAGCAGcaaggcaattcagaactgttttgcacactgcagtttcaagcattcagactttgAATTGCCAGatacagctgggagtgaaaaatgaaatgatttcgctacttcaacaagttcagaactatgaagaatttgaagatgtcaacaatcatcttgaatgttattttttgtccccactggacactcagctctcacctgtggctcaaaGTATTTGTTTGCATGTGATAATGGCCACACCTCGGTACATACTCCGACAGGTGGGCAAACTCAGGTGAGGGTAGCTAGCGAGTCTCAtatcctggtgagatagggacatgcctgtcctaactTGTGAAATCAGTTCCAGCAGTCTGGGGGGATGAGATCTACAGCAAAATCCAACAGCGAGGAAGGCGGTTCTGTGTAGAGCGAAAGGCATGATGAGgcagagaagaagtcatggtcatccactgcaaccaagaaagACCCTGTCTGTGACAACTACTTGTACCTCTGGACCTTGACTTTTGAGGTTGAGGGAGAAGAACTACCCCAGtgtaatggcttttccactttaagaactcttcTGCATAGGTTTTTTTGCCATTGTAGGATATGATGGACAACATAGGTGGTGTTCTAATATGTTCTGCATTTCTTTTAAAAACAtgtatttttcaattttttttaacaatttccatgaaattttggctatttggtgcagccacttaattggacctaaatgtactggtcccaattaactggaatccactgtattccttCTTCCTGAAAAGTACCTTGAGTTTACATATAGAAAAAAGAATAGTTTCATAGTATAAAATTAGTAATGAATCAACATTCCAGACACAAAACTGTCATGAATGAGTGGATTACCCACTGCAATTATTACCCAGGCTATTCCATAATGACATTTTCAATCAAGAGAACATATGCACGAGAGATCTTGACTAATTACTTTTCACTTTAAACCGACACCTATTGATAATCATACCTTCCTTAATGCTTGCATATTCTGATTTGCTCATTGCAGTGAGTTCCAATTCTCTATGAAAGAAGTGGAAAGTTTAACATCTAATTGAAATTGTCATATAATATTAAATACATAGATGGGTGAGCACGTACATTTCCCAGCACAGGTAGAATTTTCAAAAAGATACATTTTCAAAATGTCACTTTCTGTTAAGAAATGTACAGATTCAGCAGAAAGAACATTGTTGTGTGAAGGGTACATGTTGATATTAATTCCAGTTACTTGCTGCAAGGAATGCCAATTCCATGAATTGTGAACTCCCAGTTATTATTGGACAATTTGCATGGTATTCCAACGAAGGGTTCTAATATTTCACTTTGCTGTGAGGCTACTGCATTACTTCCCTCTTAAGTTCACCGCAGAAATTTAAGTTCAGTGGTTAAGTGATGTGATATTTGTTGAACTAACAGGGCAAGCCATGAATTGTTAACCTTCTGTCAAACCTGGCCTGTCACTGAGGCCTCATTTCCCCATCCAGAGCATGCAATTGCTCCAGCTACAAGCCATCTGAATTCCCATCTGTCTGTTTTCAACCTCCTCCACTGCAAGGGTGAGGTCAAAAGCAAATTataggaacagcaccttatattgcACATGGGTAGTCTATAAAACCATGGCATGAATATTTAATTCTCCATTTTCAGATCACTtgcttcccctttctctctcctttggATCCATCTTGGTCCTCCTGTGCCTCATGTAACCTAATCTCTTTcttcccagcaacccccaaccccaccccatcacccagagaCTCCTCGCGCACAGTTTCCTCTGCCCACCGAACCTCCTTTGTTGATTCTATGCTTCACCTTCCCTCATCGGATTCCATCAAGCTACAGCCCTTTGTTGCCTGCACCTATCACTTCTCAGCCTCTGTTGCTATTTccgtcactccccccccccacctgacaCCATCTCCCAATCACCACTCCTTGCACTGATTCACTTATTGCCTGCCAGCTCGTACACTAAGCACCCCTCCACCTCCTAACACTGGCtacctccttcctttctttcagtccagatgaagggccttgacccaaaatgtcaactggctAATTGCtcaagctgagttcctccaccagtttGTCCTttctccacattccagcatctgcagtagccTTATGTTTCCAAGTTATCTTTTGTAACCTTTTGAATAAGAAGCTTCTTTTAACACAATAAAGTTACCAATGACCTTTCAAAGGCGGTGAGGTCTTGCTGGTGAATGAATCTGACAGCAGGCAGATTGAGCAGGATAAAATCCATGATAGCCCATGCTCACAGATATACCTTTGTGGTATTGATAGTTACTTTTGGTGCTTGGCAGAGATGAGACATGACTGGTGAGGTTGAAGCATGGTTGGAGGAGAAAGGAtgggcctccaccaccgtcaccagcagcccattccatgcactcaccactctctgcgtaaaaaaaattacccctgacatctcctctgtacctacttccaagcaccttaaaaccatcccctctcatgttagccacttcagccctgggaaaaaaacctctggctatccacacgatcaatgcctctcaacatcttatacacctctatcaggtcacctctcatcttccgtcgctccaaggagaagaggccaagttcactcaa
This region includes:
- the mettl21e gene encoding methyltransferase like 21e isoform X2, which produces MKRRFVPNLFKGMSWESFQFAGCEIKITETTDCYGAHVWPSAMVLCYYLEHCQQEIIDKNVIEIGSGTGLVSIVASILGSNVTATDLPHLLGNLQYNISQNTKSRSKYLPQVRELKWGIDLEKGFPRSTCHYDYLLAADVVYSHPYLNELLMTFDHLCQDDTTILWTMKFRLDKDNTFVQRFQHIFDTVIIYDLPSLQIKLYKATRKKTRIGIET
- the mettl21e gene encoding methyltransferase like 21e isoform X1 produces the protein MSKSEYASIKEETPKDEDISSEIMKRRFVPNLFKGMSWESFQFAGCEIKITETTDCYGAHVWPSAMVLCYYLEHCQQEIIDKNVIEIGSGTGLVSIVASILGSNVTATDLPHLLGNLQYNISQNTKSRSKYLPQVRELKWGIDLEKGFPRSTCHYDYLLAADVVYSHPYLNELLMTFDHLCQDDTTILWTMKFRLDKDNTFVQRFQHIFDTVIIYDLPSLQIKLYKATRKKTRIGIET